The genome window GAGGTCGTGACGGAGGCGGGCAGGCGATTCAGAACCCCGGAGACGTCCGCGATCAGACCGAGCGCCGGCTCGGCGCGCTGCTCGGCGACCAGATTGCGGATCGCGCGCATTCGCTCCAGCGGGTCGACGATGCCGATCGGGACCGGAAAGCGCGCCGGCGCGAACTGATTTCCCGCGAGCTTCGCGGTCGCGTCGTCGCGCACGTTGATCGGCATGGTCATGCGCAGGCTCTCGGGGCTCGCGCCGTGCGCCTCGTGGTACAGGCGCAGTCCGCCGGCCACTCCCGCGACGAACGCGTCGTTCAGCTTTCCGTCGACGAGTTTCGCGGCGGCGCGGAGCTTCTCGGTCGAGAGCGCCAGCGTGTCGAGCCGCAGGCTGAGCGAGCGCGCGCGCATGATCGGCGAGAGCGGCTCCGAGACCGGCCGCAGCATGCGGGCGATCGACGCCGCGGACTCGGTCGTCTCGCGCGCGAGCGCTGTGGGGTCGCGCACCAGACCTAGGAGATTCGCGCGCGTCGCGCGAAGCGAGCGCTGCGCGCGCCCGAGCTGCCGCCGCCACTCGTGACCGAGCGCGTCGAGGAAGCGTTCGCCCTGGGTCATGGGCACGGCGTCGGCCAGCGGCGGGAGCGGACCGGGATCGCGTCCGGGCTCGGCCCTGCGTTCGACCATGGCCTCGGTCATTCGAACCAGACCGACGCCGTCCGAGAGCGAGTGGTGCAGCTTCAACACGAGCGCCGCGCGCCCCGCGCTCATGCCCTCGAGCACGTAGAGCTCCCAGAGCGGCCGCGCGCGATCGAAGCCGGCCATGACGACGGGCGAGGCGAAGTCGAGCACGTCGCGTAGCTCGCCCGCGCCGGGCGCGCGCAGCCAGCGCAGGTGGTAGCGCAGGTCGAAGCTCGGATCGGCTTCCCAGCGCGGCGGAGCGATCGACGCGGGATTCGAGACCACGTGCTGGCGCAGGCGCGGGATGGTGCGAGTCGCGCGCTTCCTCTTCGCCTCGAGTCGCGCGTGGTCCGGGGCGGATTCGAGCAGCCAGACCACCGCAATCG of Deltaproteobacteria bacterium contains these proteins:
- a CDS encoding DUF1298 domain-containing protein, which produces MADAIRFESRMSDGDALMWNIEKDPLLRSTIAVVWLLESAPDHARLEAKRKRATRTIPRLRQHVVSNPASIAPPRWEADPSFDLRYHLRWLRAPGAGELRDVLDFASPVVMAGFDRARPLWELYVLEGMSAGRAALVLKLHHSLSDGVGLVRMTEAMVERRAEPGRDPGPLPPLADAVPMTQGERFLDALGHEWRRQLGRAQRSLRATRANLLGLVRDPTALARETTESAASIARMLRPVSEPLSPIMRARSLSLRLDTLALSTEKLRAAAKLVDGKLNDAFVAGVAGGLRLYHEAHGASPESLRMTMPINVRDDATAKLAGNQFAPARFPVPIGIVDPLERMRAIRNLVAEQRAEPALGLIADVSGVLNRLPASVTTSLFGSMLKGVDFVTSNVPGPRFDVYLSGARLESVFGFGPLTGAALNVTLFSYTDGSHLGISSDPASIPDPDLLVACLRKGFDEVLAGV